From the genome of Cellvibrio japonicus Ueda107, one region includes:
- a CDS encoding TonB-dependent receptor yields MNAFPKKFPTPLALAIALLNAGLATTAYAQNNSSERQAGMLEEVIVTATKRETNLMETPIAITVFGEETLVREGIANVKDMAKLVPNMDIAIDSSQTAPVITMRGVRSTNITELGDPAVGLHLDGIYSPRPQGAMALMFDVERVEAQRGPQGTLFGRNSTVGNVNIISKRPNMEEFDASLGLELGRWNHQQLRGMVNIPVSETFALRGSFMTEQRDSYLKGYYDPNQWDTRYLPDEVRNAPLYEGPAEERTLIQRRRWWEGGGDGIQQIVKADASDFYNNADQYAFRVAGLWEPGDSLSWMLAYERFQDSSAGGTDTLDCSKAKKRVFMENDEPAPLQGCEYAYGPGADEYTVLVSVPGMLDLSIENIRSNLRWDLSDDLAFVYNAGWAKQTRTQMSDQDRGITDWDMSIFFRDAAFKSQSHELQLQSTGDGRLQWITGLFFFKENNDMQGGWMNSMASASYWNQPDRTLSSEAIFAQGTYELTDDLTLTLGFRHTRDTKEDVGGHNMDCNDANPNQLDPTLNDGKCFPAWDRAAYNNLPRDYFWNPDIYVVSSNNDIKGKWDYNNYRLGLDYDISDDTMVFAYVANGTKAGGIGDVVVQYEQDPLTTEYPVDDNGDRIVKQRHENTYDPEEVVTWELGVKSDLFNNSLRLSATVFYSDYSDMQIAVARPLFVTYAFERDPQTGELTGEIEQNPFTVFQTDNVGEAEIKGVEIEFDWAVSENGRLSGYVTWLKTKIVSDFIQQWNYATVDLYEIDHGDSVNPENTLLTTNLKGNELPASPEFSINLNYSYNLMLRDGSSILPWIGVNWRDESYYSIFNVDKHLDRFASDTPEAFYDTRAAVTNVNLGVKYTAPDEQWSLEAFVNNATNEIDFYWGGSGDGYIKGPVSMPRFYGVRANYNF; encoded by the coding sequence ATGAACGCATTCCCGAAAAAATTCCCTACTCCCCTGGCGCTGGCCATTGCCCTGCTCAATGCGGGACTGGCCACCACCGCCTATGCCCAGAATAACAGCAGCGAACGGCAGGCCGGTATGCTGGAAGAGGTGATAGTCACTGCCACCAAACGCGAAACCAACCTGATGGAAACGCCTATTGCCATTACCGTATTCGGCGAGGAAACCCTGGTGCGCGAGGGGATCGCCAATGTGAAGGACATGGCTAAACTGGTTCCCAATATGGATATCGCCATAGACTCCTCGCAAACCGCGCCGGTAATCACCATGCGCGGCGTGCGCTCGACCAATATCACCGAGCTGGGCGACCCGGCGGTGGGGCTGCACCTGGACGGTATCTACTCCCCCCGCCCGCAGGGCGCCATGGCGCTGATGTTTGACGTGGAGCGGGTGGAAGCCCAGCGCGGCCCGCAGGGCACCCTGTTCGGGCGCAACTCCACCGTGGGCAACGTGAATATCATTTCCAAACGCCCCAATATGGAAGAGTTTGATGCCAGCCTGGGCCTGGAACTGGGCCGCTGGAACCACCAGCAACTGCGCGGCATGGTGAATATCCCCGTGTCCGAGACCTTTGCCCTGCGCGGCTCCTTTATGACCGAGCAGCGCGACTCCTACCTCAAGGGCTACTACGACCCCAACCAGTGGGATACCCGCTACCTGCCCGATGAGGTGCGCAATGCCCCCTTGTACGAAGGCCCGGCGGAAGAACGCACCCTGATACAGCGCCGCCGCTGGTGGGAGGGTGGTGGCGATGGCATCCAGCAGATCGTCAAAGCCGACGCCAGTGATTTCTATAACAACGCCGACCAATACGCCTTCCGCGTTGCCGGCCTCTGGGAGCCCGGCGATTCGCTGTCGTGGATGCTCGCCTATGAGCGTTTCCAGGACTCCAGTGCCGGCGGTACCGATACCCTCGACTGCTCCAAGGCCAAAAAGCGCGTGTTTATGGAGAACGATGAGCCCGCGCCCCTGCAAGGCTGCGAATACGCCTATGGCCCGGGCGCCGATGAATACACCGTCCTGGTCAGCGTGCCCGGCATGCTCGACCTGAGCATCGAAAATATCCGCTCCAACCTGCGCTGGGATCTGAGCGATGACCTGGCGTTTGTGTACAACGCCGGCTGGGCCAAGCAGACCCGCACCCAGATGTCTGACCAGGATCGCGGTATTACCGACTGGGATATGTCGATTTTCTTCCGCGACGCGGCGTTTAAATCCCAATCCCACGAGCTGCAACTGCAATCCACCGGCGACGGCCGGCTCCAGTGGATTACCGGCCTGTTTTTCTTTAAGGAGAACAACGATATGCAGGGCGGCTGGATGAACTCCATGGCCAGCGCCAGCTACTGGAACCAGCCCGATCGCACCCTGTCCTCCGAGGCCATCTTTGCCCAGGGCACCTATGAGCTTACCGATGACCTGACCCTGACCCTGGGTTTCCGCCACACCCGCGATACCAAAGAGGACGTGGGCGGCCACAATATGGACTGTAACGACGCCAACCCCAACCAGCTCGACCCGACACTCAACGACGGCAAGTGCTTCCCGGCCTGGGACAGGGCCGCGTACAACAACCTGCCACGCGACTACTTCTGGAACCCGGATATCTATGTGGTCTCCAGCAATAACGACATCAAGGGCAAGTGGGATTACAACAACTACCGCCTGGGCCTGGATTACGACATTAGTGATGACACCATGGTATTTGCCTATGTGGCCAACGGCACCAAGGCCGGCGGTATCGGCGATGTGGTGGTGCAATACGAGCAGGACCCGCTCACCACCGAATACCCGGTGGACGACAACGGCGACCGCATCGTGAAACAGCGCCACGAAAACACCTACGACCCGGAAGAGGTGGTGACCTGGGAGCTGGGGGTAAAATCCGACCTGTTCAATAACTCCCTGCGCCTGAGTGCCACCGTCTTCTACAGCGACTACTCCGATATGCAGATTGCGGTAGCGCGCCCGCTGTTTGTCACCTATGCCTTTGAGCGCGATCCGCAAACCGGTGAGCTGACCGGCGAGATAGAACAGAACCCCTTCACTGTGTTCCAGACCGACAACGTGGGCGAAGCGGAAATCAAGGGGGTTGAAATCGAGTTCGATTGGGCGGTCAGCGAGAACGGCCGTTTGAGCGGTTATGTCACCTGGCTTAAAACCAAGATCGTGAGTGACTTTATCCAGCAGTGGAACTACGCCACCGTCGACCTCTACGAGATCGACCACGGCGATTCGGTCAACCCGGAAAACACCCTGCTCACCACCAACCTCAAGGGCAACGAACTGCCGGCCTCACCGGAGTTTTCCATCAACCTCAATTACAGCTACAACCTGATGTTGCGCGATGGTTCCAGCATCCTGCCCTGGATCGGTGTTAACTGGCGCGATGAAAGCTACTACAGCATCTTCAACGTGGACAAGCACCTGGACCGCTTTGCCAGCGACACCCCGGAAGCCTTCTACGACACCCGCGCGGCGGTTACCAACGTCAACCTGGGCGTCAAGTACACCGCGCCGGATGAGCAGTGGAGCCTCGAAGCCTTTGTCAACAACGCCACCAACGAGATCGACTTCTACTGGGGCGGCAGCGGCGATGGCTATATCAAAGGCCCAGTCTCCATGCCGCGCTTCTACGGTGTGCGTGCCAACTACAACTTTTGA
- a CDS encoding cellulase family glycosylhydrolase, translating to MFSLTQYPARATRLGQCLLLGALLAAIGCGGSGSGGGKPGSSSASSSSQVSSSLSSSSESSQGQSSSSSSSGPAELSLLKAQGTHWVNAAGEPVLLKGTNLGNWLVQEFWMMGQGGNGVHDQCTLEAELTERFGYEEKERLIKLFRDNWIKERDFDQLQAFGFNLVRLPILWNVIEDETQPKTLREDAWHYIDWTIAEAKKRGMYVILDLHGALGGQTPNDHTGCSGQNHYWTNRDYQERTLWLWQQIAERYKDEPAVAAYDPLNEPWGSSAEAMAERVLELYDTIRAIDDRHIILLHSHYGSIDVYGKPAEAGLTNVAFQLHPYPGLFGDRPGDSHYDIQRDWLRCGDSGTGGVCEWNTRLSALDTPMLMGEFQPWQSAGLELGGKLGRATYDTYASYGWASTSWAYKLVSIAGSQGQGTWGMVTNAINTQLDVGTGLITKASTWDCAGWDSSFADACARKATSINPGGEGEKTYYLVIKTGANGGADPDVSYDSISLKHSETGEERLVNGNFGSGAGWTSLSIAGSLQFDYNNTDTGKQPGGSEGAVLRITRPDGVSGEINGAIYQAVTLQAGQTYHFSGVFKDNGSSNTWAEIYLVEDEPVAGVDVVDNAGKVDFTTASIEEIEALFTRYGDMDYDVHSGLAHWLVTDEHNDVFDYPPRPTNLQLTESGNSVSLSWSPANGDTVSYSVYRATTPGAKGEPIAEELTQNTYSDTRPDADQTYFYTVTARNHIAESYRSNEVHTALQYVPVPARIQAENYTAMSGIQTENCGDTGGGLNVGHFHPNDFIEFKISVASAGTFTIDYRLASQTGSTGFEALIDGEVVDTQTLAATGGWQTYITKTGASFPLSAGNHTLRFRSIGQEWNINWFEVKQQ from the coding sequence ATGTTTTCCCTTACCCAATACCCGGCGCGGGCCACAAGGCTCGGCCAATGCCTGCTGCTCGGCGCACTCCTGGCCGCCATCGGCTGTGGCGGCAGCGGCAGCGGCGGCGGTAAACCCGGCAGTTCCAGTGCCTCATCCTCAAGCCAGGTTTCCAGCAGCTTGTCGTCGAGCAGCGAGTCATCCCAGGGCCAGTCCTCCTCCAGCTCCTCCTCCGGCCCGGCCGAGCTGAGCCTGCTTAAAGCCCAGGGTACCCACTGGGTCAATGCCGCGGGCGAGCCGGTGCTGCTCAAGGGCACCAACCTGGGCAACTGGCTGGTACAGGAATTCTGGATGATGGGCCAGGGCGGCAACGGCGTGCACGACCAATGCACCCTCGAAGCCGAACTGACCGAGCGCTTTGGCTACGAGGAAAAGGAGCGGCTGATCAAGCTGTTCCGCGATAACTGGATCAAGGAGCGGGATTTCGACCAATTGCAGGCCTTTGGCTTCAACCTGGTGCGCCTGCCGATCCTGTGGAATGTCATCGAGGACGAAACCCAGCCCAAAACCCTGCGCGAGGACGCCTGGCATTACATCGACTGGACCATCGCCGAAGCCAAAAAGCGCGGCATGTATGTCATCCTCGACCTGCACGGCGCCCTCGGCGGCCAGACCCCCAATGACCACACCGGCTGCTCCGGCCAGAACCACTACTGGACCAACCGCGACTACCAGGAGCGCACCCTCTGGCTCTGGCAGCAAATCGCCGAGCGCTACAAAGACGAACCCGCGGTGGCCGCCTATGACCCGCTCAACGAACCCTGGGGCTCCAGTGCCGAAGCCATGGCCGAGCGGGTGCTGGAACTCTACGACACCATCCGCGCCATCGACGACCGGCACATCATCCTCCTGCACAGCCATTACGGCAGCATTGATGTATACGGCAAGCCCGCCGAAGCGGGCCTGACCAATGTCGCCTTCCAGCTCCACCCCTACCCCGGCCTGTTCGGCGACCGCCCCGGTGACAGCCACTACGATATCCAGCGCGACTGGCTGCGCTGCGGTGACAGCGGCACGGGCGGCGTGTGCGAGTGGAACACCCGCCTGAGCGCGCTCGACACGCCCATGCTGATGGGCGAATTCCAGCCCTGGCAATCCGCCGGCCTGGAACTGGGCGGCAAACTGGGCCGCGCCACCTATGACACCTATGCCAGCTATGGCTGGGCCTCCACCAGTTGGGCCTACAAACTGGTCAGCATCGCCGGCAGCCAGGGCCAGGGCACCTGGGGCATGGTGACCAATGCCATCAATACCCAACTGGATGTCGGCACCGGCCTGATCACCAAAGCCAGCACCTGGGATTGCGCCGGCTGGGACAGCAGCTTTGCCGATGCCTGCGCGCGCAAGGCAACCAGCATCAACCCCGGGGGCGAGGGTGAAAAAACCTATTACCTGGTGATCAAAACCGGCGCCAACGGCGGTGCCGATCCCGATGTGAGCTACGACAGCATCAGCCTAAAACACAGCGAAACCGGCGAAGAGCGGCTGGTGAACGGCAACTTCGGCAGCGGCGCCGGCTGGACCAGCCTGAGCATCGCCGGTTCACTCCAGTTCGATTACAACAATACCGACACCGGCAAACAGCCCGGCGGCAGTGAAGGTGCCGTGCTGAGGATCACCCGCCCGGACGGCGTCAGCGGTGAAATCAACGGCGCGATTTACCAGGCGGTAACCCTGCAAGCAGGCCAGACCTATCACTTCAGCGGCGTGTTTAAGGACAACGGCAGCAGCAACACCTGGGCGGAAATCTACCTGGTGGAAGACGAACCGGTTGCCGGCGTGGATGTGGTCGACAATGCCGGCAAGGTGGATTTCACCACTGCCAGCATCGAAGAGATCGAGGCGCTGTTTACCCGCTACGGTGACATGGACTACGACGTGCACAGCGGCCTCGCCCACTGGCTGGTAACCGACGAGCACAATGATGTATTCGACTACCCGCCGCGCCCGACCAACCTGCAATTAACCGAGAGCGGCAACAGTGTTTCGCTCAGTTGGAGCCCAGCCAATGGCGACACGGTTTCCTACAGTGTCTACCGCGCCACTACGCCCGGTGCCAAGGGTGAGCCTATCGCTGAAGAGCTGACGCAAAACACCTACAGCGACACACGCCCCGACGCAGACCAGACTTACTTCTACACAGTCACGGCACGCAACCATATCGCCGAAAGCTACCGCAGCAACGAAGTGCACACTGCCCTGCAATATGTGCCCGTACCGGCGCGGATCCAGGCGGAAAATTACACCGCCATGAGCGGTATACAAACGGAAAATTGCGGCGATACCGGTGGCGGCCTTAACGTCGGCCATTTCCATCCCAATGATTTTATTGAATTCAAAATCAGCGTCGCCAGCGCCGGCACCTTCACCATCGACTATCGCCTGGCCTCGCAAACCGGCAGCACAGGGTTCGAGGCGCTGATCGACGGCGAAGTGGTGGACACCCAAACCCTGGCCGCCACCGGCGGCTGGCAGACCTATATCACCAAAACCGGCGCCAGCTTCCCCTTGAGCGCAGGCAATCACACCCTGCGTTTCCGCTCCATCGGCCAGGAGTGGAATATCAATTGGTTTGAGGTGAAACAGCAGTAA
- a CDS encoding DP-EP family protein, with amino-acid sequence MAADKKKAGEKKASTKKAPKTSKLVLKKSKKKLGDPSDSLIIDVPQGGQVIRYFNLKPALATPIGPGDWIFAERGTTTDISSLTVTFPDNQSALERELERAVLVISIEQDEQAGGTWRFALGGVATDQQDEDPNNDIVLDIIDNGFGMLVYIHALQDSYESVPFGFVASFTDATTGVVSIYESQDPSVIITRPR; translated from the coding sequence ATGGCAGCAGACAAAAAGAAGGCTGGCGAAAAAAAAGCAAGTACCAAAAAGGCTCCCAAAACCTCCAAGCTTGTTTTGAAAAAGTCCAAGAAGAAATTGGGTGATCCCAGTGATAGTTTGATTATTGATGTGCCCCAGGGCGGTCAGGTTATTCGCTACTTTAATTTGAAGCCTGCTCTGGCAACCCCTATTGGTCCCGGTGATTGGATATTTGCTGAGCGTGGTACCACTACGGATATTTCCTCCCTGACGGTGACTTTTCCGGATAACCAATCAGCTCTGGAGCGTGAGCTGGAACGTGCAGTGCTGGTGATTTCCATTGAACAGGATGAGCAAGCTGGAGGTACTTGGCGTTTTGCGCTTGGTGGGGTAGCTACAGATCAGCAGGATGAGGATCCCAATAACGATATCGTGTTGGACATCATTGATAATGGCTTTGGCATGCTCGTTTATATCCATGCATTGCAGGATTCCTACGAGTCTGTGCCCTTTGGTTTTGTAGCCTCATTCACTGATGCTACTACGGGTGTGGTGTCGATTTACGAGTCGCAAGATCCGAGCGTGATTATCACTCGTCCGCGTTAA
- a CDS encoding addiction module protein, with amino-acid sequence MNAQQLIVEANELPVEERARIVDSLLYSLNPPSSAIDQQWLELAHRRLAEIHQAAVEPVAADGVFNKLWSRLGK; translated from the coding sequence ATGAATGCACAGCAACTGATTGTCGAGGCGAACGAGCTGCCGGTAGAAGAGCGCGCGCGGATCGTGGATTCCCTCCTGTATAGCCTGAATCCCCCTTCATCAGCCATCGATCAGCAATGGCTTGAACTTGCCCATCGGCGCTTGGCGGAAATACATCAGGCAGCGGTTGAACCGGTAGCAGCCGACGGAGTTTTCAACAAACTCTGGAGCCGCCTGGGTAAATGA
- a CDS encoding TonB-dependent receptor translates to MNTIPSHRHPFSHSLRPLALLVPLLAIATSAVANEVEEVVVTATKRDQRLQDVAGSVTVITRLDAINNLSDIAAQVPGFTVLDAGSRNPSSLTIRGLRFDEVGDNDFGGDGGSVATYVDNIPLQGFFVPPQFTLKDLQQVEVLRGPQGTLYGNASTGGLVRYVTAKPDLSQSYVRLGAGISQTAESDDLNYDTDLVVNSPLTDTVGLRLLLSQTENQGFIDNPYALTGPTKDINDDKTEAVRLSALWQATDAFSLAGSYHYQKVNVDDRQAANEAFTGDEYQASHRFPQFMEGKWHLYGIDAEYQFDTATLTASVNRYDYETVTASDQTDLFLSYYDAGSGYFSSYDDFIGVGAGNVEVKKDSAEIRLASDNDQPLRWLIGGFYSQDDLDVLIADFLPGFADFWEENRPLDLDYIATQSETLKEFSTFGELSYDLTAQWEVTLGARHFRYDDKLDSCYALFPLEEGETEIPLDCSASDDVQTGTLGKFSTRYRFTEQHQAYFLVSEGYRRGGANLVPAGAEDYAAYDPDTALNYELGTKTAWFNQRLLVNAAVFYMDWKDIQVQSYIEDFRATVNAGDARSQGVELETKAILSDRWSVNLGYSFTEAELTETVESITGSYENAYSGDRLPGSPKQQWNLGVSYAQPIGEAALDASLQLSHIGDVYTALNDEFYNYSRLDAYTTANARINVSLRNWHFGAFVTNIANERGVTGIRTDEFYGERGQFEYVTRPRTVGVSARYQF, encoded by the coding sequence ATGAACACCATACCATCACACCGCCACCCCTTTTCTCATTCACTGCGCCCCCTGGCCCTGCTGGTTCCGCTGTTGGCTATAGCCACATCTGCTGTGGCCAATGAGGTGGAAGAAGTGGTTGTTACCGCCACCAAGCGCGACCAGCGACTACAGGACGTTGCTGGTTCCGTCACCGTGATTACCCGCCTGGATGCAATCAATAACCTGTCGGATATTGCTGCGCAGGTTCCCGGATTCACGGTATTGGATGCAGGTTCTCGCAATCCCTCATCGCTTACCATTCGCGGCCTGCGTTTTGATGAGGTTGGCGATAATGATTTTGGGGGTGATGGCGGCAGTGTGGCCACCTATGTCGATAATATTCCGCTGCAGGGCTTTTTTGTCCCGCCGCAATTTACGCTCAAGGATTTACAGCAGGTAGAAGTGTTGCGTGGACCTCAGGGAACCTTGTACGGCAATGCCTCCACCGGCGGTTTAGTGCGCTATGTCACCGCCAAGCCTGACCTGAGCCAATCCTATGTACGCCTGGGTGCCGGTATCTCCCAAACGGCAGAAAGTGATGACCTGAACTACGATACGGACCTGGTTGTGAACAGCCCGCTCACCGACACTGTTGGCCTGCGGTTATTGTTGAGCCAAACAGAGAACCAGGGTTTTATCGATAACCCCTATGCCTTGACCGGGCCGACAAAAGACATCAATGACGATAAAACCGAAGCTGTGCGCTTGAGTGCCCTGTGGCAGGCCACGGATGCGTTTTCCCTGGCGGGTAGTTATCACTACCAGAAAGTGAATGTGGATGATCGCCAGGCAGCCAATGAGGCGTTTACCGGCGATGAATACCAGGCTTCCCATCGCTTCCCCCAATTTATGGAGGGAAAATGGCATTTGTACGGTATTGATGCCGAGTATCAATTTGACACGGCCACATTAACCGCCAGTGTGAATCGATACGATTATGAAACTGTCACGGCCTCTGACCAGACAGATCTTTTCCTATCCTATTACGACGCCGGTAGTGGTTATTTCTCCAGTTATGATGATTTTATTGGCGTAGGTGCCGGTAATGTCGAGGTGAAAAAAGACAGTGCGGAAATCCGTTTGGCATCGGATAACGATCAACCCCTGCGCTGGTTGATCGGCGGTTTCTACAGCCAGGATGACCTGGATGTGCTGATAGCGGATTTCCTGCCGGGCTTTGCTGACTTTTGGGAGGAAAATCGCCCGCTGGATCTGGACTACATTGCGACCCAGTCAGAAACACTGAAAGAATTTTCAACCTTCGGCGAACTGTCCTATGACCTCACCGCGCAATGGGAGGTGACGCTGGGGGCGCGCCATTTCCGCTATGACGATAAGCTGGACTCCTGTTACGCCTTGTTTCCACTGGAGGAGGGCGAGACTGAAATTCCGCTCGACTGCAGCGCCAGCGATGATGTGCAAACCGGTACCCTGGGTAAATTCAGTACGCGCTACCGGTTTACCGAGCAGCACCAGGCCTATTTCCTGGTTAGTGAAGGTTATCGTCGCGGTGGGGCCAACCTGGTTCCGGCAGGTGCAGAGGATTATGCCGCTTACGATCCTGACACCGCCCTCAATTATGAGTTGGGTACCAAAACCGCGTGGTTTAACCAGCGCCTGCTGGTAAATGCCGCAGTGTTCTATATGGATTGGAAGGATATCCAGGTACAAAGCTATATCGAGGATTTCCGAGCCACAGTTAATGCCGGTGATGCACGCAGCCAGGGTGTGGAGTTGGAAACTAAGGCAATCCTCAGCGATCGCTGGAGCGTCAATCTCGGCTATTCCTTTACCGAGGCAGAGCTGACAGAAACTGTGGAGTCCATTACCGGTAGCTATGAAAATGCCTATTCCGGTGATCGCTTGCCGGGCTCGCCGAAGCAGCAGTGGAATCTCGGCGTGAGCTACGCGCAACCCATTGGCGAAGCAGCGCTGGATGCCTCGCTGCAACTGAGCCATATCGGTGATGTGTATACGGCGCTGAATGACGAATTCTACAATTACAGTCGCCTGGATGCTTACACCACGGCCAATGCCCGTATCAATGTAAGTCTGCGTAATTGGCACTTTGGTGCATTCGTGACTAATATCGCTAACGAGCGAGGCGTTACTGGTATCCGTACCGATGAGTTTTACGGTGAAAGAGGGCAGTTTGAATATGTCACTCGCCCGCGCACTGTTGGTGTTTCTGCGCGTTACCAGTTTTAA
- a CDS encoding carbohydrate-binding protein, with protein sequence MLSQNATDITANTNVPNTSTGRPSPTASTSAGRQELAIYVRQGGWNINWWQLTRQ encoded by the coding sequence GTGCTTAGCCAAAACGCCACCGATATCACCGCCAATACCAACGTGCCCAATACCAGCACTGGCAGACCATCACCAACAGCGTCTACCTCAGCCGGGCGGCAGGAACTGGCAATCTATGTGCGCCAGGGCGGTTGGAATATCAATTGGTGGCAGTTGACCCGGCAGTAA
- a CDS encoding helix-turn-helix domain-containing protein, with protein sequence MNQVVFNFHDVILLMTAMLCIFFALLLVITNPPNNTSNYFLAAFLVAHAFIPLHELMQWGAEFKLHARAHLSSVYFLGGSAYFVDAMLLYFYVKSLVFRDFHLRPRDAWHLLPVGLFLLFILLAFYRYPLAIRLDWIHREIFVYSPAYISVDMLCKLLRVAYCVACLQLIVKYRDLLKATHSNIEKVDIVWLRLLVIGFLVVTVMESILGLAKLIGVFMNYDFQHYDLWIFEFIGLSGYYVLFMLVCTLVFTSMRYFSNFEAVRQKEANKKPGPEKLLNPELADKIDSTMRAQKPYLEPDLTLDMLAETLAMPAKDLSMVINRHFNHNFYEFINGYRIEEAKKRLADVQNKAKTITDIYLEVGFNSKSVFNTFFKKLVGMTPSEYRQRQTDH encoded by the coding sequence ATGAATCAGGTTGTATTTAATTTTCACGATGTCATTTTGCTGATGACAGCCATGCTGTGCATATTTTTTGCGCTCCTGCTGGTGATTACCAATCCACCCAATAACACCAGTAATTATTTTCTGGCCGCCTTTCTGGTGGCGCATGCGTTTATTCCCCTGCATGAGTTGATGCAGTGGGGAGCAGAATTCAAATTACATGCACGTGCGCATTTGAGCAGTGTGTATTTCCTCGGAGGTTCGGCCTACTTTGTCGATGCCATGCTCTTGTATTTCTATGTGAAGTCCCTGGTGTTTCGCGATTTCCACCTGCGTCCGCGCGATGCCTGGCACCTATTGCCCGTTGGGTTGTTTTTGCTGTTTATCCTATTGGCTTTCTACCGCTATCCACTCGCCATCCGCCTCGATTGGATTCACCGCGAAATATTTGTCTACAGCCCGGCCTATATCAGTGTTGATATGTTGTGCAAATTGCTGCGTGTGGCCTACTGCGTCGCCTGCCTGCAACTGATCGTGAAATACCGCGACCTGCTCAAGGCCACTCACTCCAATATTGAAAAGGTCGATATTGTCTGGCTGCGCCTGTTGGTGATCGGTTTTCTGGTAGTGACGGTCATGGAGTCCATCCTGGGGCTTGCCAAATTAATTGGTGTATTCATGAATTATGATTTCCAGCATTACGACCTCTGGATTTTTGAATTTATTGGCCTCAGTGGTTATTACGTCCTGTTTATGCTGGTGTGTACCCTGGTATTCACCAGCATGCGCTATTTCAGCAACTTCGAGGCGGTGCGCCAAAAAGAGGCAAATAAAAAGCCGGGCCCGGAAAAACTGCTCAATCCAGAGCTTGCCGACAAGATCGACAGCACCATGCGTGCGCAAAAGCCCTATCTGGAGCCGGACCTGACATTGGACATGCTCGCTGAAACGCTGGCTATGCCCGCCAAGGATTTATCCATGGTGATCAATCGCCACTTCAACCATAACTTTTATGAGTTTATTAATGGCTATCGTATCGAAGAGGCAAAAAAACGCTTGGCCGATGTGCAAAACAAAGCTAAAACTATTACCGATATTTATTTGGAAGTTGGTTTTAACAGCAAATCTGTATTTAATACCTTTTTCAAAAAGCTCGTGGGGATGACTCCCAGCGAATACCGTCAACGCCAAACGGATCATTAA